In Synchiropus splendidus isolate RoL2022-P1 chromosome 15, RoL_Sspl_1.0, whole genome shotgun sequence, the genomic stretch AAAGAATGAAACAACCCCAAAAATCTGAaggaaaatgaatcaaaaaaCTAAAGTGACTGCATCACATACTTTCAAAAGATtagaaacacaacacatctAGCTTACAAATGTTGCATAACAGAACACACATGTGTAGTCAGGGATCGTGTGTATGGGTGTTTCCCCATTAAGGGTTGGTCTTCCCGAGGGACATCTCTGAGATCCTGGAATCAACTACGTCTGCCATGATCGGATCCACATGGTTCTGTTTAGATCAAGAGTTCTTTGCGTggaacggcagaaaaaaaagctcatgGCATGTTACCAGCCCTTATGCTAGCTAAACAAGGCTTAACATTTTCCCCCGTTCCATCACAGCATTTTCATCCCGCCTGCAGCTTTCAGCCGTGTATTTAGGTCTGGATGTTTGGTGCTGGGCCAGTTCAAATGACTTCTCTATCACGACCAAAGATGACAATAATCGgtaccaaaaaacaaaaccccaCTAAAAGCTATTAAGATAAGCCCTCTTCCTTGAGGACAGAAAGAGCAGTGACCTAAATCAGCGCAGATTCAAACCATGGGGCAGCATGGGATTGAAAAGGCCACTTTGGGAGGCAGCATGTGTGCATATGTGAGTCTTTCATAATCAGCCCAATCAAGACTTGATGGTGGGGTTAAGCCAAGACCACCATGTTAATCCCTCACAACAAATTTGATCAGCATATGCTCTTCAGTGCCTTGTATGACATGATGCGCTTGTTACTGTAACCATaggaacaggaaaaaaaatctataaatagTATTGTTGTTCAAtttaaatggttttttttttgcaataataAGCTTTTCAATTGGATATACTACAAGACACCGCAATAAATATGCTGATTTTAAAGTTTTTAGTGTGAAACCTGAGGCACATTATTTATAGCCACTTGTTCATACTGGTGACTGGTGTATGATCTGTTTAATTTTTGAACATATCAAGTCAAACTCACAGACAAATGTTGTACTCAATAATTTAGATCTGAAATTGATCCCAAAAAAAGGCTGCAGTcgtgtgcaggtttttgttccaaccaatcgagAGGGCACCTTTTCACCCATCTTAAAACTGTCTGACGCTGCCTGTTTCAGGTTAAACAATGTGTGCTTGTTTCGTTGGAGCGaacacctgcacccactgtggctcttTAAGGGCTGGTTTAGAACCCTGATGTAAATGATTAAAGTAGACAGAAGTATAGGTTTGGATCGGCTCACCATTGAGTCCGTTGGGGATGCTCCGATGATGGTGGGGCGCTGACAAGTCATCCATGGACCTCCTCATGGTGGGGCCCATCTTACTGTTCTCCGTGGCAGGTTTGTGTATGTGGTTGTGGTGATCCGGACTGCCTGCGCTACCTGTGCTGGAGGTGCTGCTTCCGTCCCCAACATCCCTGACTGTTCCAGTGCCCCCATTCAAGTTGGTCAAACTGGACTGACTGTCTATGGAGCTCCTGGAGCCCGCTCCATTCCTGTCCTCATCCAACATGAGGATGATCTCCTTCAGCTCCGAGTTCTCCCTCAGGACGGTCTCCTGGTtggcctccagctccttcagcttcATCATGTAGGAGCCCACCTCCTTCCACATGGCGCTGGCGGTGTAGCGGCCAAAGCGCTGCCACTCCCGGGACAGCTTCTTACCCTTCTGCCGGTCATCGTCCAGGAAGCAGCAGAGCTCCCGGAGCTCATGGTTGTCGTCTTGCAGCTTCTGGTTGATCTCCTTCAGGCTGCGGATCTCGTGCAGATGCACCTGTAGCCGGCGGTTGATGTCCTTCATCATGTTCCCATGCTCGATCATCAGGTTCATCTTCTCCCCGTCCACCCGCCTCAGTCTCCGGAGGAGCTCCTCTTTGCTGCACCGGAGCAGCTCCTCGTCCGTCAGCTGGCCGAGGTCATCCCCGGCTGATTCGGACGGATTCTTCGCCATGACGGTCTCAGCTCTTTAAAATAATCGACTTTAAAAACCGAGGACTAACCGAGCTGCAAACGCTGGATCGGCTTCAGAATCATGGCTGACAGAAATGCTGAACGAAATTGAAGAAACGTGCTGCTATATCACTCTCAAAAAAGGCTTAAAATATAACAAGCCACAGATTTAAAATTTCGGGGTTCAATTGTAGCGACTGTCAACACAGCTTACAAGTCCAATGTGCGCAGTCTTCGCTCCATTCAAGCGAcgtgaacacaaacagaaaaagcGCGTAGAAACAACCCGGAGCCGAACAGAGATTTTCTGTCTTTCTCCCTTCCCAGCGACGGCAGCGCGATAAGCCTCTTTGCCGAGGTTGCTGTGTTGGCGGACGCAGGATTGAAGCCTTTCCCACCCTGCTAGCTCGGAATTAGCAGCCGCCCCCTCCTCCGAGTCCAAACACTCGGGTTTGAAATCATTCACGGAGATTTCAGCGCAGAGAGCCaatcatgaggaggaggaagaggagcgcgcAGCAGGTAGATGAAGAGCCGTGAGACCGAGACGGGCTGAAGAGCAGCCTTCTTAAAGGGACAGCACCGCTCGTGCGGTCGCTTGCTTCGTCAACATGTTGAATAGGTAACACATTCCTTCACGACAACATGCCCGAACTACCGTGTCAAATAGAAATGTAAGCAAAAATAAACTTTCAAAACGATCAAGCCAACTTGTCCACCCATTCTCGAACATCTGACTGCTGAATTTTCATATGTCCACACCTGTAAAAACTAACCATTTTCGCTATTTAACGCACTGCATTCcggttatttatttttatggttGTGGTTCGGATTTTATCGCGACTTAATCCAAATGTTCATAGAATTCAGTGGTCTCAAACTCGCGGCCTGTGGACCATTGCGGTCCGCAGAACACAGGAAGCGCGTTCACTCATGGTTCCAGTCTTCCTCGTCTATAAATCAGCCACAGCTACTTTGCTTAAAACTGACTAGCCTGTTGTCAATGGCAACCAAATTCAGTGTGATGTCCATCTATTAGAAAGCACGCACTCAAATATTACTGTGCAAAAGGACAGAGTTCGTTGCACATATCTGACTTCTGGTGGTTTGCATTGAaattaatgcaaataaataagtgaatcaGCGTTAATTGTGGCTTTAAGATGgaacaaaatgaataatgatGTCCGGATGCCCAGATGGATCCCCTGTCAAGTATGAAATTTAATATGGGTCATTGATTTACTGCCAAGGCAAAGACAGTCCGGCGGAAAATAAAAGGTGCAGATCTATTGATACGTGTGTTCTCAGACGTGAAAGAGAAGAGCATTAACATTAGCACTTCACCACGACACATAGCAAGACAGcagaagtaaagaaaaaaaaaattataggATTGATCAACAGGTAGGCTTCTATCTATTGATGCACTGTGTCAAGTGACAAACAGGTGGAGTTGTTGTGGGATActagcgccctctagtggaaaTTATGATGACTCGTTTGTGTGAGTGGACGCTCACATAttagtaaataataaatagagcTAATAACTAACTCAAAATGATTTGAAATACGAGTATTGAGAACTATTGTTTTGATGGCTACACCCCATCACAGTGGTTTGGAAATGTCGGCAGATGACGACGATGAACattaattttaaattttaactAATTCTTTTCTCATAAAGATTTTTAGTCATTCACAAACTTCGTGGTGAAATACTAATGTACATTCGGCTGCCTTTATTTAGATATTGTGTAGTGCTATTGTCCACAATGGGCTTTATTATTATAAGAAAATTGTAAAACGTTAAtttaagttgtttatttttctgtttaattACTATTAATATTTGTGTTGAGAGAAACATCTGAACagcctaatatatatatatatatatatatatatatatatatatatatatatatatatatatatatatatatatatatatatatatatatatatatatatatatatatatatatatatatatatatatatatatatatatatatatatatatatccttatTTAACCTCATGCAATAGATGAATCGAATAATGTTTTCAACTGCTGCTTTCTACTGGGGGATAAATGCAAATAAAGTACTGAATTAAatacatgattttaaaaaaatccaattaacTTTTCAACCAATCGAAGCGTTTCATTCCAACAGAGGTATTGAAAGTCATTGAGAATAACCAATAAATAGTAAGTCAATAGGTGGTGACATAGTTAGGCAGAGTTACAGGAAACAGCTTGACGGTGAACATGACTCACTCAGTGTCATGTGATGTCTCACAGATACCCATGCAAGACTTCTTAGTTCTTTTCATTATCACCATTACTCCTGAGAAGGGCGTCGCACTCAAGAAGACAAGTACATCAAGAGTGTCGGAGGAAAGACCAAATCTTTGATTGTTTTAGAGCAGAATGAAATATCACAAGAGAAATTGATCATCAAAAAGTTTCAGCTTCCTTCTCCCTTTTTCCACCAACTCATCAGTCTTGTCTGGGAGTGTTGCAGACATGCATGTGGACACTGTGGTTTGCGTTTTTCATCTGATTTTTGGTGAGTAAAATCTTATATTATGCATGCAATATGTGATCAATGGAACTAACTGAAACAGATTTTTTGTAGGAACAGCAGGTATTGCTGAAACAAGAAAATCAGCTTTTACAGACATGATTTTTAGGTTATATGAGTCATATGAGACGTCCAATAATTTTGAGAATAAGTCATTTagatattatataatattaaatattataagtatttaaaatgttgaatacgTAAATGTTGAGTGACAGTACTTTGATTTTTTTGCCTAGTTGCAAAACCCTCTATATAATCAGCATTTGAGCTTGTTATTCACTTATACATGCAGCATTTATTTGTATTAGTCTTCATTGTTTTCGTTTTAATCATGTCTCACAAAATCTGAAGCACAAATTCCTTCATTTTCCAAAACTTGCAGGATGCTACataatttgtattttaaatgcCTGTCGAAAAATGACTCCCACCAGCATCCCATAATGGGCTGCCAACAGTCGAAGCACTGATTCAGTGAGAGCAGGAGCAAGTGTTTAATCCTGAATTTGTTTTTGCTGACTTACACTTCGAGTCATTCAATAAAGCATGTCAAGAACACAGAGAACCACCaccaaaaaaatgacttcacttaCTAGttatgggtagatgaggtgatTTTCCGAGGTcatcagatggcactgtctgatgtaaaatgtttagttaattcaatgaaacctaaatgaagagtgccatctagtggcctctgaaaatttagaatactgcaatgctgtttcatgatacgtcatctacccatcacaatcACTTAATCACTGCTATACCGAAGATATGACCCTTTATTGCAATGTGTCagatataaaaatgaatgtggaCATGAAAAAGTAATAACGTTCTTCTCTATTACAGCAAATTTGTGGAGGAGAGTCTTGACCCAACCTCCTGAACCATCCATCCCTGATCGTGTCGTCGCTCTGCTGGGCACATGCGTGGTCATTCCCTGCTCCTTCACCCCCTCTGACACCCAACATATCTGGGCAAGGGATCAAATCGACATCCGTCTGAGCTACAGAGGCGGCATGACCTTCTTACCCCTTCAAGGCATGGCCTTCACCAGCGAGAGCGGGCAGCAAGTGAGCAGAGAATTCCGAGGGCGATCAGCTCTGGTTGGGGAAATCTCCAAAGGAGACTGTTCTGTGAAGATCGATCGAGTAAACTGGAACGACAGGCGAGTCTTTGATTTGGCTCTTAAGAAGCGGAGGAGCCTCGTGTGGGGTCGAGGAAAGTCAGTCAGTCTTGAGGTTGTAGGTAAGTAGTCCTAAAAAATCTGTAAAACACCTTTGCTGTATTATCCATACAAGAGATTGTGTTCTATGACAGGCAATCCCGAACCACCCGTGATCAGCGGCGTGTCATCAGCCACAGAGGGACAACAGGTGACCATAAACTGCTCCACCAGCTTCCCATGTCCTTCAAAACCTCCCGTGCTTCGGTGGCACCTGGACAAAGGTCTTCAGCCAGTCAGCAGTGAGGAAGTTCAAACAGTCTACCCACAGGCTCACAGGCCAATGTTGCTGGCATCTCTCACCTTCACCGTTTCACACCACGTGAAACCCATCCTGAGATGTGAAGTCAGCTATCCAGGCTCCAAAAAAGCCAGCGCTGTTAAAGATCTGCACATCACATGTAAATATGACGGCATCTTTAGAGCTTCTTCACTATTCCCTGACACTAACTCTGTATTTTTAGTTTCACCCAAAGATGTGAGGGTGGAAGTGCAAACCTTGATGGTGCTGGAAGGTGGGAGTGCTTTGCTCGTCTGCACATGCAAGGCAGACCCCCCAGCATCAGGGTACCGCTGGTCTTACAGCCAACATGGCCACACTATGCACCCACACCACAGGGCACGCACCATCCGAGTGTACAACGTGACCCGGGACATGATGGTGCGCTGCTCAGCTTACAACATGATTGGCCGAGGAGAGTCTCCACTCACAGCCTTGAATGTGCAATGTAAACTGCTTTTAAGACTTTTAGACTTTTGTTTAGTTGTGCATGTTGTCTGATAGAGAAGTCTCCTCACTTCTAACATTCATAAACTTCTGCCTGTTTCAGACAAGCCAACAATCTCAACAACCTCATCGTGTGTGGTTGAGGAGTTTGATTTA encodes the following:
- the ccdc85cb gene encoding coiled-coil domain-containing protein 85C-B isoform X2, whose product is MAKNPSESAGDDLGQLTDEELLRCSKEELLRRLRRVDGEKMNLMIEHGNMMKDINRRLQVHLHEIRSLKEINQKLQDDNHELRELCCFLDDDRQKGKKLSREWQRFGRYTASAMWKEVGSYMMKLKELEANQETVLRENSELKEIILMLDEDRNGAGSRSSIDSQSSLTNLNGGTGTVRDVGDGSSTSSTGSAGSPDHHNHIHKPATENSKMGPTMRRSMDDLSAPHHHRSIPNGLNDSSSNYIRQLETKVRILEDDNNKLLSQCNPGDLRALRKGMTLYHSESQLSSLPQRQEAMHMGRLPNSESSPATGYLSCVQKPEAVVHAMKVLEVHENLDKQAPEDYEDDLSEKEKAIVREMCNVVWRKLGDAAGSKLSIRQHLSGNQFKGPL
- the ccdc85cb gene encoding coiled-coil domain-containing protein 85C-B isoform X1, whose protein sequence is MAKNPSESAGDDLGQLTDEELLRCSKEELLRRLRRVDGEKMNLMIEHGNMMKDINRRLQVHLHEIRSLKEINQKLQDDNHELRELCCFLDDDRQKGKKLSREWQRFGRYTASAMWKEVGSYMMKLKELEANQETVLRENSELKEIILMLDEDRNGAGSRSSIDSQSSLTNLNGGTGTVRDVGDGSSTSSTGSAGSPDHHNHIHKPATENSKMGPTMRRSMDDLSAPHHHRSIPNGLNDSSSNYIRQLETKVRILEDDNNKLLSQAHSRYSLSQIQTKKCNPGDLRALRKGMTLYHSESQLSSLPQRQEAMHMGRLPNSESSPATGYLSCVQKPEAVVHAMKVLEVHENLDKQAPEDYEDDLSEKEKAIVREMCNVVWRKLGDAAGSKLSIRQHLSGNQFKGPL
- the LOC128746524 gene encoding sialoadhesin, translating into MHVDTVVCVFHLIFANLWRRVLTQPPEPSIPDRVVALLGTCVVIPCSFTPSDTQHIWARDQIDIRLSYRGGMTFLPLQGMAFTSESGQQVSREFRGRSALVGEISKGDCSVKIDRVNWNDRRVFDLALKKRRSLVWGRGKSVSLEVVGNPEPPVISGVSSATEGQQVTINCSTSFPCPSKPPVLRWHLDKGLQPVSSEEVQTVYPQAHRPMLLASLTFTVSHHVKPILRCEVSYPGSKKASAVKDLHITFSPKDVRVEVQTLMVLEGGSALLVCTCKADPPASGYRWSYSQHGHTMHPHHRARTIRVYNVTRDMMVRCSAYNMIGRGESPLTALNVQYKPTISTTSSCVVEEFDLRCHCSVDANPSATVTWSINGTVPTREYNISIMSEDEVIVSSLRGRMNKPLTVICFASNAHGNNSWLLLQGEVISETELNLLLWLVVPAVAISAVLLIVLILLYCCRKRGSKRSAQFPKIYQDHAPLYINCAEVTHVYTNGSYQLVYQNCTPIFVRNKQIRPMARRGGARRLGEKRRGKAVRQQEKRDTSELQSSSAAADADAETGIYLEVL